A genome region from Strigops habroptila isolate Jane chromosome 12, bStrHab1.2.pri, whole genome shotgun sequence includes the following:
- the SH3PXD2B gene encoding SH3 and PX domain-containing protein 2B isoform X1, whose amino-acid sequence MPRRSIAEVKVLDVQKRRIPNKHYVYIIKVTWSNGSTEVIYRRYSKFFDLQMQMLDKFPMEGGQKDPKQRIIPFLPGKILFRRSHIRDVAVKRLIPIDEYCKALIQLPPYISQCEEVLQFFETRPDDLTPPKEEPIGKKRSGADSASVDPLVLEQYVVVADYQKQESSEISLCVGQLVDIIEKNESGWWFVSTLEEQGWVPATCLEAQDGVQEEFSMQSDEVPWRYWSLPRHVSRRRTLGDLYTSGWGQEEKYTVIYPYTARDQDEMNLDKGAVVVVIQKNLEGWWKIRYQGQEGWAPASYLKKGSGEMFSQKLGSGSSTHSCALDLDGISRQQVLASREKDGLAGQRDGRFDNRPLPNADIRRKSPKMRQRPPPRRDLTIPRGLNLPKPPVPPQVEEEYYTIADFQTTIPDGISFQAGMKVEVIEKNLSGWWYIQIEEKEGWAPATFIDKYKKTSNASRPNFLAPLPSEMAQLRLSDAAAESSASEEATGPCRPLPEAPPNGMDCGGKWAKDWKGKEAPESGDLAFAGGYEEISDRDTEEKPSLPPRKESIIKSEGELLERQRPPPKPPGMILPMIPPKQSAAPKDIKKPELKPEKGKLFQLKNEMGLECGHKVSAKEVKKPNLRPIVKPTKPKPEPVEDKPEPITQNPFLKSRPQIRPKPAAAPRTDPPPADDKLDICNLRSKLRPAKCPEKPSEQDTTANESSFSNAMASSEASGRFQERPGMESKPLPRLDSHTTKEALPKPPLGPANPAGAREPPPQRPVVPPRRPPPPKKTGGPVSVPAAELRAPAREAPEIRSSPVPGRPMLVPPKAKPFLSASIQDEAKVKSSISPKVISKPVERGEAKERTSAPISSPDITREALYVAVADFEGDEETNSFKEGTLFEVREKNSSGWWFCKVLTGGPCWEGWIPSNYLRKKP is encoded by the exons GGAAGATCCTCTTCCGCCGGAGTCACATCCGTGATGTTGCAGTCAAGCGCTTGATACCCATCGATGAGTACTGCAAG GCTCTGATCCAGCTGCCTCCCTACATCTCCCAGTGCGAGGAGGTTCTCCAGTTCTTTGAGACACGACCTGATGACTTGACACCCCCCAAAGA ggAGCCCATTGGAAAGAAGAGGTCTG GAGCTGACTCTGCATCGGTCGACCCCTTGGTACTGGAGCAGTATGTCGTGGTGGCGGACtaccagaagcaggagagctctGAGATCAGCTTGTGCGTGGGCCAGTTGGTGGATATCATTGAGAAGAACGAATCAG GCTGGTGGTTTGTGAGCACGTTGGAGGAGCAAGGATGGGTACCAGCAACCTGCCTGGAGGCCCAGGATGGTGTCCAGGAAGAGTTCTCCATGCAGTCCGATGAAG TCCCATGGAGATACTGGTCTCTGCCCAGGCACGTTAGCCGCCGTCGGACTCTTGGGGACTTGTACACCAGTGGATGGGGTCAAG AGGAGAAGTACACTGTTATTTACCCATATACCGCAAGAGACCAGGATGAAATGAACCTGGACAAAGGGGCCGTGGTGGTGGTGATCCAGAAGAACCTGGAGGGCTGGTGGAAAATCAG GTACCAGGGCCAAGAAGGCTGGGCCCCTGCCTCCTACCTCAAAAAGGGGAGTGGAGAGATGTTCTCACAGAAGCTCGGCTCAGGCTCCTCCACCCATTCCTGTGCCTTGGATCTGGACGGCATCTCCCGGCAGCAGGTCCTGGCGAGCCGAGAGAAGGATGGGCTCGCTGGCCAAAGGGATGGGAGATTCGACAACCGTCCCCTGCCCAATGCTGACATCCGACGCA AGTCACCGAAGATGAGGCAGAGACCCCCTCCTCGCCGAGATCTCACCATA CCACGTGGTTTGAACCTGCCTAAACCTCCTGTTCCTCCTCAAGTGGAAGAGGAGTATTACACCATTGCTGACTTCCAGACCACCATCCCTGATGGCATCAGCTTCCAGGCAGGAATGAAAGTAGAG GTTATTGAGAAGAACCTGAGTGGCTGGTGGTACATTCAGATTGAAGAGAAGGAAGGCTGGGCCCCCGCCACGTTCATTGATAAGTACAAGAAAACCAGCAACGCATCCAGGCCAAACTTCCTGGCTCCACTTCCCAGCGAGATGGCTCAGCTCCGGCTCAGCGATgctgcagctgagagcagcGCCAGCGAGGAAGCAACGGGACCGTGCCGTCCTCTGCCAGAGGCTCCTCCTAATGGTATGGACTGTGGTGGGAAGTGGGCCAAAGactggaaggggaaggaggctCCTGAGAGTGGGGACTTAGCCTTTGCTGGTGGCTATGAGGAGATCTCAGACCGTGACACAGAGGAGAAGCCCAGCCTGCCGCCCAGGAAGGAGTCCATCATTAAATCAGAAGGTGAATTACTGGAGAGGCAGAGGCCTCCTCCCAAGCCCCCAGGCATGATTTTGCCCATGATTCCACCGAAGCAGTCGGCAGCCCCTAAGGACATCAAGAAGCCAGAGCTCAAACCGGAGAAGGGCAAACTCTTCCAGCTGAAAAACGAAATGGGACTGGAATGTGGACATAAGGTGTCGGCCAAGGAGGTGAAGAAGCCAAATCTCCGGCCCATTGTCAAGCCAACGAAGCCAAAACCTGAGCCCGTGGAGGACAAGCCTGAGCCCATCACCCAGAATCCATTCTTGAAGTCAAGACCTCAGATCAGGCCAAAACCCGCTGCAGCCCCCAGGACTGATCCGCCACCAGCTGATGATAAACTGGACATCTGCAACCTGCGGAGCAAGCTTAGACCTGCAAAGTGCCCAGAGAAACCCTCCGAGCAGGATACCACTGCCAACGAAAGCTCCTTCAGTAACGCCATGGCCTCTTCGGAGGCTTCTGGAAGGTTTCAGGAGCGACCGGGCATGGAGAGCAAACCCCTGCCCAGGCTGGACAGCCACACCACAAAAGAGGCGCTGCCCAAACCTCCCCTGGGCCCGGCAAACCCTGCGGGTGCCAGGGAGCCCCCACCACAGCGCCCCGTGGTGCCACCTCGCAGACCACCACCCCCCAAGAAAACAGGGGGTCCTGTCTCTGTCCCTGCAGCGGAGCTGAGGGCCCCGGCACGGGAAGCACCCGAAATCAGGTCATCCCCAGTGCCAGGGAGGCCCATGCTGGTTCCTCCGAAAGCCAAACCATTCCTCTCTGCCTCCATCCAAGATGAAGCCAAAGTCAAAAGCAGCATAAGCCCAAAGGTCATATCCAAGCCAGTGGAGAGAGGGGAAGCCAAGGAGAGGACCTCAGCCCCCATCTCCAGTCCAGACATCACCAGGGAAGCTCTCTATGTGGCAGTGGCAGATTTTGAAGGCGACGAGGAGACCAACAGCTTTAAGGAAGGGACTTTATTTGAAGTTCGTGAGAAGAACAGCAGCGGCTGGTGGTTTTGTAAGGTCCTGACTGGGGGGCCGTGCTGGGAGGGCTGGATCCCTTCCAATTACCTGCGGAAGAAGCCAtag
- the SH3PXD2B gene encoding SH3 and PX domain-containing protein 2B isoform X2, with translation MPRRSIAEVKVLDVQKRRIPNKHYVYIIKVTWSNGSTEVIYRRYSKFFDLQMQMLDKFPMEGGQKDPKQRIIPFLPGKILFRRSHIRDVAVKRLIPIDEYCKALIQLPPYISQCEEVLQFFETRPDDLTPPKEEPIGKKRSGADSASVDPLVLEQYVVVADYQKQESSEISLCVGQLVDIIEKNESGWWFVSTLEEQGWVPATCLEAQDGVQEEFSMQSDEEEKYTVIYPYTARDQDEMNLDKGAVVVVIQKNLEGWWKIRYQGQEGWAPASYLKKGSGEMFSQKLGSGSSTHSCALDLDGISRQQVLASREKDGLAGQRDGRFDNRPLPNADIRRKSPKMRQRPPPRRDLTIPRGLNLPKPPVPPQVEEEYYTIADFQTTIPDGISFQAGMKVEVIEKNLSGWWYIQIEEKEGWAPATFIDKYKKTSNASRPNFLAPLPSEMAQLRLSDAAAESSASEEATGPCRPLPEAPPNGMDCGGKWAKDWKGKEAPESGDLAFAGGYEEISDRDTEEKPSLPPRKESIIKSEGELLERQRPPPKPPGMILPMIPPKQSAAPKDIKKPELKPEKGKLFQLKNEMGLECGHKVSAKEVKKPNLRPIVKPTKPKPEPVEDKPEPITQNPFLKSRPQIRPKPAAAPRTDPPPADDKLDICNLRSKLRPAKCPEKPSEQDTTANESSFSNAMASSEASGRFQERPGMESKPLPRLDSHTTKEALPKPPLGPANPAGAREPPPQRPVVPPRRPPPPKKTGGPVSVPAAELRAPAREAPEIRSSPVPGRPMLVPPKAKPFLSASIQDEAKVKSSISPKVISKPVERGEAKERTSAPISSPDITREALYVAVADFEGDEETNSFKEGTLFEVREKNSSGWWFCKVLTGGPCWEGWIPSNYLRKKP, from the exons GGAAGATCCTCTTCCGCCGGAGTCACATCCGTGATGTTGCAGTCAAGCGCTTGATACCCATCGATGAGTACTGCAAG GCTCTGATCCAGCTGCCTCCCTACATCTCCCAGTGCGAGGAGGTTCTCCAGTTCTTTGAGACACGACCTGATGACTTGACACCCCCCAAAGA ggAGCCCATTGGAAAGAAGAGGTCTG GAGCTGACTCTGCATCGGTCGACCCCTTGGTACTGGAGCAGTATGTCGTGGTGGCGGACtaccagaagcaggagagctctGAGATCAGCTTGTGCGTGGGCCAGTTGGTGGATATCATTGAGAAGAACGAATCAG GCTGGTGGTTTGTGAGCACGTTGGAGGAGCAAGGATGGGTACCAGCAACCTGCCTGGAGGCCCAGGATGGTGTCCAGGAAGAGTTCTCCATGCAGTCCGATGAAG AGGAGAAGTACACTGTTATTTACCCATATACCGCAAGAGACCAGGATGAAATGAACCTGGACAAAGGGGCCGTGGTGGTGGTGATCCAGAAGAACCTGGAGGGCTGGTGGAAAATCAG GTACCAGGGCCAAGAAGGCTGGGCCCCTGCCTCCTACCTCAAAAAGGGGAGTGGAGAGATGTTCTCACAGAAGCTCGGCTCAGGCTCCTCCACCCATTCCTGTGCCTTGGATCTGGACGGCATCTCCCGGCAGCAGGTCCTGGCGAGCCGAGAGAAGGATGGGCTCGCTGGCCAAAGGGATGGGAGATTCGACAACCGTCCCCTGCCCAATGCTGACATCCGACGCA AGTCACCGAAGATGAGGCAGAGACCCCCTCCTCGCCGAGATCTCACCATA CCACGTGGTTTGAACCTGCCTAAACCTCCTGTTCCTCCTCAAGTGGAAGAGGAGTATTACACCATTGCTGACTTCCAGACCACCATCCCTGATGGCATCAGCTTCCAGGCAGGAATGAAAGTAGAG GTTATTGAGAAGAACCTGAGTGGCTGGTGGTACATTCAGATTGAAGAGAAGGAAGGCTGGGCCCCCGCCACGTTCATTGATAAGTACAAGAAAACCAGCAACGCATCCAGGCCAAACTTCCTGGCTCCACTTCCCAGCGAGATGGCTCAGCTCCGGCTCAGCGATgctgcagctgagagcagcGCCAGCGAGGAAGCAACGGGACCGTGCCGTCCTCTGCCAGAGGCTCCTCCTAATGGTATGGACTGTGGTGGGAAGTGGGCCAAAGactggaaggggaaggaggctCCTGAGAGTGGGGACTTAGCCTTTGCTGGTGGCTATGAGGAGATCTCAGACCGTGACACAGAGGAGAAGCCCAGCCTGCCGCCCAGGAAGGAGTCCATCATTAAATCAGAAGGTGAATTACTGGAGAGGCAGAGGCCTCCTCCCAAGCCCCCAGGCATGATTTTGCCCATGATTCCACCGAAGCAGTCGGCAGCCCCTAAGGACATCAAGAAGCCAGAGCTCAAACCGGAGAAGGGCAAACTCTTCCAGCTGAAAAACGAAATGGGACTGGAATGTGGACATAAGGTGTCGGCCAAGGAGGTGAAGAAGCCAAATCTCCGGCCCATTGTCAAGCCAACGAAGCCAAAACCTGAGCCCGTGGAGGACAAGCCTGAGCCCATCACCCAGAATCCATTCTTGAAGTCAAGACCTCAGATCAGGCCAAAACCCGCTGCAGCCCCCAGGACTGATCCGCCACCAGCTGATGATAAACTGGACATCTGCAACCTGCGGAGCAAGCTTAGACCTGCAAAGTGCCCAGAGAAACCCTCCGAGCAGGATACCACTGCCAACGAAAGCTCCTTCAGTAACGCCATGGCCTCTTCGGAGGCTTCTGGAAGGTTTCAGGAGCGACCGGGCATGGAGAGCAAACCCCTGCCCAGGCTGGACAGCCACACCACAAAAGAGGCGCTGCCCAAACCTCCCCTGGGCCCGGCAAACCCTGCGGGTGCCAGGGAGCCCCCACCACAGCGCCCCGTGGTGCCACCTCGCAGACCACCACCCCCCAAGAAAACAGGGGGTCCTGTCTCTGTCCCTGCAGCGGAGCTGAGGGCCCCGGCACGGGAAGCACCCGAAATCAGGTCATCCCCAGTGCCAGGGAGGCCCATGCTGGTTCCTCCGAAAGCCAAACCATTCCTCTCTGCCTCCATCCAAGATGAAGCCAAAGTCAAAAGCAGCATAAGCCCAAAGGTCATATCCAAGCCAGTGGAGAGAGGGGAAGCCAAGGAGAGGACCTCAGCCCCCATCTCCAGTCCAGACATCACCAGGGAAGCTCTCTATGTGGCAGTGGCAGATTTTGAAGGCGACGAGGAGACCAACAGCTTTAAGGAAGGGACTTTATTTGAAGTTCGTGAGAAGAACAGCAGCGGCTGGTGGTTTTGTAAGGTCCTGACTGGGGGGCCGTGCTGGGAGGGCTGGATCCCTTCCAATTACCTGCGGAAGAAGCCAtag